The Pyrococcus horikoshii OT3 genome includes a window with the following:
- a CDS encoding METTL5 family protein, giving the protein MMTRKKELAIALSKLKGFKNPKVWLEQYRTPGNAASELLWLAYSLGDIEGKVVADLGAGTGVLSYGALLLGAKEVICVEVDKEAVDVLIENLGEFKGKFKVFIGDVSEFNSRVDIVIMNPPFGSQRKHADRPFLLKAFEISDVVYSIHLAKPEVRRFIEKFSWEHGFVVTHRLTTKIEIPLQFFFHRKKLERITVDIYRFSKVINSR; this is encoded by the coding sequence AGAAGGAATTAGCTATAGCTCTATCAAAGCTTAAGGGGTTTAAAAATCCAAAGGTGTGGTTGGAGCAATACAGAACTCCGGGAAACGCGGCTTCCGAATTGCTTTGGTTGGCCTATTCACTTGGAGATATAGAGGGGAAAGTGGTGGCCGACCTAGGGGCCGGAACAGGGGTTTTGAGCTATGGGGCCCTTCTTCTTGGGGCTAAGGAAGTGATCTGCGTTGAAGTTGATAAAGAAGCTGTTGATGTTCTAATTGAAAATTTAGGTGAATTTAAGGGTAAGTTTAAGGTATTCATAGGGGATGTCTCTGAATTCAACTCTAGGGTTGATATTGTGATAATGAATCCTCCCTTTGGAAGTCAAAGGAAGCATGCTGATAGGCCCTTCCTTTTAAAAGCTTTCGAGATAAGTGATGTTGTTTACTCCATCCACTTAGCAAAACCTGAGGTGAGGAGGTTTATAGAAAAGTTTTCCTGGGAACATGGGTTTGTAGTAACTCATAGGCTCACAACGAAGATAGAGATACCACTCCAGTTCTTTTTCCATAGGAAGAAGTTAGAGCGGATTACCGTAGATATTTACAGGTTCAGTAAGGTTATAAATTCGAGATAA